In Vibrio hippocampi, a single genomic region encodes these proteins:
- a CDS encoding U32 family peptidase, which yields MKYALGPILYFWPKQNVEDFYQQAKSSSADIIYLGETVCSKRREMKAGHWLEIAKELSAAGKEVVISTMALLEAPSEVNVMKKYIDNGDFSIEANDVSAIQLAHEKKVPFIVGPAVNAYNAHTLKLFTQQGMIRWCMPVELSREWLVDALSQAESLGIRDKFEVEVFSHGYLPLAYSARCFTARAENKAKDDCETCCIRYPTGLQVESQEGQSVFNLNGIQTQSGYQYNLVNDLKSMQGLVDVVRLSPLGLETFTQVDRFRANEDGSKPEQALPHQCNGYWHQIAGLEVKQV from the coding sequence ATGAAGTATGCATTAGGCCCAATCCTCTATTTTTGGCCAAAACAGAATGTGGAAGATTTTTATCAGCAAGCCAAATCTAGCTCCGCTGATATTATCTATCTAGGTGAGACGGTTTGCTCCAAACGTCGTGAAATGAAAGCAGGTCATTGGTTAGAGATAGCCAAAGAACTCAGTGCCGCAGGCAAGGAAGTGGTTATTTCAACCATGGCCCTGCTCGAAGCACCCAGCGAGGTCAATGTCATGAAAAAGTACATTGATAACGGTGATTTTTCGATTGAAGCCAATGACGTATCCGCTATTCAGTTAGCGCATGAAAAGAAAGTGCCTTTCATTGTTGGTCCTGCGGTAAACGCTTATAACGCCCATACGCTTAAACTTTTCACTCAACAAGGGATGATTCGCTGGTGCATGCCAGTTGAACTGTCACGAGAATGGTTGGTTGATGCGTTATCTCAAGCAGAGTCTCTTGGTATTCGCGATAAGTTTGAAGTCGAGGTCTTTAGTCACGGTTATCTTCCTCTTGCTTATTCCGCCCGCTGCTTTACTGCTCGTGCCGAAAATAAAGCCAAAGATGACTGCGAAACCTGCTGTATTCGCTACCCAACCGGGTTGCAGGTCGAAAGCCAAGAGGGTCAGTCGGTGTTTAATCTCAACGGCATTCAGACTCAATCCGGCTATCAATACAACTTAGTCAATGATCTAAAATCCATGCAAGGGCTCGTCGATGTTGTTCGCCTTAGCCCGCTGGGTTTAGAAACCTTCACTCAAGTGGATCGCTTTAGAGCCAACGAAGATGGCTCTAAACCCGAACAAGCCTTACCTCATCAATGCAACGGCTATTGGCATCAAATCGCAGGTTTAGAGGTCAAGCAAGTCTAA
- a CDS encoding MATE family efflux transporter, which yields MNNLSIQKQFWRYAIPTVAAMLVNGLYQVVDGIFIGQFMGASGLAGINVAWPVIGSILGLGMMIGVGTGALASIRLGEEDRDAAKQILATGMMTLALCAPIVAILLWQFSHQFLAWQGVDGEIYAMGMQYLDVLIFGAVFTLGSIATPFLIRNDDSPNIATALMVLGAVVNIVLDYLFIAVFDWQLAGAALATLIAQGVVTVLGIGYFFSRYAKMRLSVSDFRFRLTVLPRIMAIGLASFFMYAYGSIMVAVHNALFATYGDMVLIGSYAILGYIVAFYYLIAEGLANAMQPLVSFNYGARKQQNIKHLFNITIVSAVGIGVLFLVLLNLFPYHTVSIFNSTDTSLIDNTVLGIRLHLFALFLDGMIVVIAAYYQAIGYTKKALFVTVGNIAIQLPFLYVLPKLWGVTGVWIAYPISNIVLGVVVAMMIIRDLKRLLPSHPKPAM from the coding sequence ATGAACAATCTATCAATTCAAAAACAGTTTTGGCGCTATGCCATACCGACGGTTGCCGCGATGCTGGTCAATGGCTTATACCAAGTCGTCGATGGCATTTTTATTGGTCAGTTTATGGGGGCGAGCGGGCTAGCGGGTATTAATGTGGCTTGGCCGGTGATTGGTTCTATTCTTGGCTTAGGTATGATGATCGGTGTCGGTACTGGTGCGCTTGCCTCGATTCGTCTTGGTGAAGAAGATCGTGATGCCGCCAAGCAAATCTTGGCGACAGGTATGATGACATTGGCGCTTTGTGCGCCGATAGTGGCGATACTTCTATGGCAGTTTTCTCACCAGTTCCTTGCTTGGCAAGGGGTGGACGGTGAGATCTATGCAATGGGTATGCAGTACTTAGACGTTTTGATTTTTGGTGCGGTTTTTACCCTCGGATCCATTGCGACGCCTTTTCTAATTCGCAACGACGATAGCCCCAATATTGCTACTGCATTAATGGTATTGGGGGCGGTGGTCAATATTGTTTTGGATTACCTGTTTATTGCCGTGTTTGATTGGCAATTAGCCGGAGCTGCGTTAGCGACCCTGATTGCACAGGGCGTGGTGACGGTGTTGGGCATTGGCTACTTCTTCTCAAGATACGCGAAGATGCGCCTATCAGTGAGTGATTTTCGTTTTCGATTGACTGTGTTACCTAGGATCATGGCGATTGGTTTAGCCAGTTTCTTTATGTACGCCTATGGTTCGATTATGGTGGCTGTTCATAACGCTCTGTTCGCGACTTATGGAGATATGGTGCTGATAGGTTCCTATGCCATTTTAGGTTATATCGTCGCTTTCTACTATTTGATAGCGGAAGGGTTAGCCAACGCGATGCAGCCGCTTGTCAGTTTTAACTATGGGGCGAGAAAACAGCAAAATATCAAGCATTTGTTTAATATTACCATCGTCAGCGCCGTGGGTATTGGTGTGTTATTTTTGGTGTTACTTAACCTCTTTCCTTACCATACGGTGTCTATTTTTAATTCGACAGATACGTCGCTTATCGACAATACCGTGCTAGGTATTCGATTACATCTATTCGCGCTATTTTTGGATGGGATGATCGTTGTCATCGCGGCTTACTATCAAGCGATAGGTTACACTAAGAAAGCGCTGTTTGTGACGGTAGGCAATATTGCCATTCAACTGCCATTTCTTTATGTATTACCGAAATTGTGGGGAGTCACCGGAGTGTGGATTGCGTATCCAATCTCTAATATTGTTCTCGGGGTTGTGGTGGCAATGATGATAATTCGTGATTTAAAACGCTTATTACCGAGTCACCCAAAGCCAGCGATGTAA
- a CDS encoding MarR family winged helix-turn-helix transcriptional regulator: MSIEANLEKLERLASKIWRTHAKEDPLAHLNFNEYDYLKAVQSWGEPIRLTDLAAQLNVSKPSATTMVQRLERKGLVARIPCVEDARSKRVILTDKALTSLSSETEIYGLLAKRLSHSLDSDEYAQLQQLLEKALG, translated from the coding sequence ATGTCGATAGAAGCAAACCTAGAGAAGTTAGAGCGGTTAGCCTCAAAAATATGGCGAACCCATGCCAAAGAAGATCCCTTGGCTCATTTGAATTTCAATGAATATGATTACTTGAAAGCGGTTCAATCGTGGGGAGAGCCAATAAGGTTGACGGATCTTGCTGCACAGCTCAATGTTTCCAAGCCCTCAGCCACGACAATGGTGCAGCGTCTGGAAAGAAAAGGTTTAGTTGCCCGTATTCCTTGCGTAGAGGATGCACGATCTAAGCGCGTGATATTAACCGATAAGGCATTGACGTCACTGAGCAGTGAGACTGAAATTTATGGCTTGCTGGCAAAGCGCCTGAGTCATTCGCTTGATAGTGATGAATATGCACAACTGCAGCAGTTACTCGAAAAAGCATTAGGCTAA
- the nlpI gene encoding lipoprotein NlpI, with protein sequence MKLFQIASLCCSLLLLGGCVSNQTSSNEQWLNPPMAKPERANVQYEIQIARLSQLLSRSDLDDDLRAKMYFERGSYYDYLGLRNLAQLDFNYSLQLNPAQPAVFNSLGLFYTQIGDFDSAYEAFESTLELDPKVTAAIRNRAIALYYGNRIPLALEGMQTFYQQDPSDPYRVLWLYIIEQQQSPEKAFNNLQLRYQARNVNNDDWAWVLVALMLNDIPEEHAFQYAINTIPDSSNTVLAERLTEIYFYLAKRQQIAGDYIGAFSLYKLSLAQGVYDFIENRYAHIETNRIINAVQAMNESQVEQ encoded by the coding sequence GTGAAGTTGTTTCAAATAGCCAGTTTATGTTGTTCGTTGTTATTGCTGGGAGGGTGTGTTTCAAATCAAACCTCTTCTAATGAACAATGGCTAAACCCTCCGATGGCAAAGCCAGAGAGAGCTAATGTTCAATACGAGATTCAAATAGCGCGCCTATCGCAATTATTATCGCGCAGTGATCTTGATGATGATCTAAGAGCCAAAATGTATTTCGAGAGAGGGAGTTATTATGATTACCTTGGATTGAGAAACCTTGCCCAATTAGACTTCAACTATTCGTTGCAATTGAATCCCGCACAACCAGCGGTGTTTAATTCTCTAGGGTTGTTTTATACCCAGATTGGTGATTTTGACTCTGCCTATGAAGCCTTTGAATCAACACTAGAGCTTGACCCTAAAGTAACAGCCGCGATACGAAATCGTGCGATAGCCCTTTATTACGGCAACCGTATTCCTCTTGCGCTCGAAGGTATGCAGACCTTTTACCAACAAGATCCCAGTGATCCTTACCGGGTGCTGTGGCTATACATCATTGAACAGCAGCAATCACCAGAAAAAGCGTTTAATAATCTACAACTACGCTATCAAGCCCGTAATGTTAACAATGACGATTGGGCTTGGGTATTAGTTGCACTGATGCTTAACGATATCCCTGAGGAACACGCTTTCCAGTATGCGATCAATACCATTCCTGATAGCTCCAATACGGTATTGGCAGAGCGATTGACCGAGATCTATTTCTATCTGGCAAAGCGTCAGCAAATAGCTGGAGACTATATTGGTGCATTTTCACTCTATAAACTCTCTCTCGCTCAAGGTGTTTATGATTTCATTGAAAATAGATACGCTCATATCGAGACCAACAGAATCATTAACGCAGTACAAGCGATGAATGAGTCACAAGTAGAGCAGTAA
- the pnp gene encoding polyribonucleotide nucleotidyltransferase has protein sequence MFEKPVVKTFQYGNHTVTLETGVIARQATAAVMVTMDDTSVFVSVVGKKEAVEGQDFFPLTVNYQERTYAAGKIPGGFFKREGRPSEGETLTARLIDRPIRPLFPDSFKNEVQVIATVMSVNPDVQPDMVTMIGTSAALAISGIPFNGPIGAARVGHIDGQLVLNPSNTELETSKLDLVVSGTEGAVLMVESEADNLTEEEMLSAVVFGHDQQQVVINAINEFAAEVATPAWDWVAPAENTALNTRIAELAEAKLVEAYQITEKMTRYDRIHAIAAEVNAVLVSENEEVNLKEVHSIFHDLEKTVVRRSIIAGNPRIDGREKDMVRALDVRTGVLPRTHGSSLFTRGETQAIVTATLGTQRDAQIIDELTGERKDHFLLHYNFPPYCVGETGFVGSPKRREIGHGKLAKRGIAAVMPSVDEFPYTVRVVSEITESNGSSSMASVCGTSLALMDAGVPIKSSVAGIAMGLVKEGDDFVVLSDILGDEDHLGDMDFKVAGTNTGITALQMDIKIEGITKEIMQIALNQAQGARKHILSVMDEAISGAREDISQFAPRIHTMKISSEKIKDVIGKGGAVIRQLTEETGTTIEIEDDGTIKIAATDNDQAQDAIKRIEAITAEVEVGKIYTGKVARLADFGAFVTVLPGKDGLVHISQIAQERVEKVSDYLKEGQEVQVKVLEIDRQGRVRLSMKEAVEQPAAEEKASDAE, from the coding sequence ATGTTCGAAAAACCAGTTGTTAAAACGTTCCAGTACGGTAACCACACAGTTACTCTAGAGACTGGCGTTATTGCACGTCAAGCTACTGCTGCCGTTATGGTAACAATGGACGATACGTCAGTATTCGTTTCTGTAGTAGGTAAAAAAGAAGCAGTAGAAGGTCAAGACTTCTTCCCGCTAACGGTAAACTACCAAGAGCGTACTTACGCTGCAGGTAAAATCCCTGGTGGTTTCTTCAAGCGTGAAGGTCGTCCTTCTGAAGGTGAAACACTAACGGCTCGTCTAATCGACCGTCCAATCCGTCCTCTTTTCCCTGACTCGTTCAAAAACGAAGTTCAAGTTATCGCTACAGTAATGTCTGTAAACCCAGACGTTCAACCTGACATGGTAACAATGATCGGTACTTCTGCAGCGCTTGCTATCTCGGGTATCCCGTTCAACGGTCCTATCGGTGCAGCACGTGTTGGTCACATCGACGGTCAACTAGTACTTAACCCAAGCAACACTGAGCTAGAAACGTCTAAGCTTGACCTTGTTGTTTCAGGTACTGAAGGCGCTGTTCTTATGGTTGAGTCTGAAGCAGACAACCTAACAGAAGAAGAGATGCTATCAGCAGTAGTATTTGGTCACGATCAACAGCAAGTTGTTATTAACGCGATCAACGAATTCGCAGCTGAAGTTGCAACTCCAGCATGGGATTGGGTTGCTCCAGCAGAGAACACTGCGCTTAACACTCGTATCGCTGAACTAGCAGAAGCTAAGCTGGTTGAAGCTTACCAAATTACTGAGAAAATGACTCGTTACGATCGCATCCATGCAATCGCAGCTGAAGTTAACGCAGTACTAGTGTCTGAAAACGAAGAAGTGAACCTAAAAGAAGTTCACTCTATCTTCCACGATCTAGAGAAAACAGTAGTACGCCGCAGCATCATTGCTGGTAATCCACGTATCGACGGTCGTGAAAAAGACATGGTTCGTGCGCTAGACGTACGTACTGGTGTTCTTCCACGTACTCACGGTTCATCTCTATTCACTCGTGGTGAAACTCAAGCTATCGTTACTGCTACTCTTGGCACGCAGCGTGACGCACAAATCATCGATGAGCTAACGGGTGAGCGTAAAGATCACTTCCTACTACACTACAACTTCCCTCCATACTGTGTTGGCGAAACGGGTTTCGTAGGTTCTCCTAAGCGTCGTGAAATCGGTCACGGTAAACTAGCTAAGCGTGGTATTGCTGCGGTAATGCCATCTGTAGATGAGTTCCCATACACTGTACGTGTTGTATCAGAAATCACAGAATCTAACGGTTCTTCTTCAATGGCTTCTGTATGTGGTACTTCTCTTGCGCTTATGGACGCTGGTGTTCCAATCAAGTCTTCTGTTGCGGGTATCGCAATGGGTCTTGTTAAAGAAGGCGACGATTTCGTTGTTCTTTCTGACATCCTTGGTGACGAAGACCACCTAGGTGACATGGACTTTAAAGTAGCAGGTACTAACACGGGTATCACTGCACTTCAAATGGACATCAAGATCGAAGGTATCACTAAAGAGATCATGCAAATTGCTCTTAACCAAGCGCAAGGTGCACGTAAGCACATCCTGTCTGTAATGGATGAAGCGATTTCTGGTGCTCGTGAAGATATTTCTCAATTCGCGCCTCGTATCCATACGATGAAGATCAGCTCTGAGAAGATCAAAGACGTTATCGGTAAAGGTGGTGCGGTTATCCGTCAGCTAACTGAAGAAACCGGTACGACTATCGAAATCGAAGATGACGGTACGATTAAGATTGCTGCTACTGACAACGATCAAGCGCAAGACGCAATCAAGCGTATTGAAGCAATCACTGCAGAAGTTGAAGTTGGTAAGATCTACACAGGTAAAGTCGCACGACTAGCGGACTTCGGTGCGTTTGTAACTGTTCTTCCTGGTAAAGATGGTCTGGTACACATTTCTCAAATCGCTCAAGAGCGTGTAGAGAAAGTCAGTGACTACCTGAAAGAAGGTCAAGAAGTACAAGTTAAAGTACTTGAGATCGACCGTCAGGGCCGTGTACGTCTAAGTATGAAAGAAGCGGTTGAGCAACCCGCTGCTGAAGAAAAAGCGTCTGACGCAGAATAA
- the rpsO gene encoding 30S ribosomal protein S15: MSLNAETKAAIVAEYAQGEGDTGSPEVQVALLTASINHLQGHFKAHKGDHHSRRGLLRMVSRRRKLLDYLKGKNLSRYQDLIKRLGLRR; encoded by the coding sequence ATGTCTCTGAATGCAGAAACTAAAGCAGCAATCGTTGCAGAATACGCTCAAGGTGAAGGCGATACCGGTTCACCAGAAGTTCAAGTAGCTCTACTTACCGCTTCTATCAACCACCTACAAGGTCACTTTAAAGCGCACAAAGGCGATCACCACAGCCGTCGTGGTCTACTACGTATGGTTTCTCGCCGTCGTAAGCTTCTTGACTACCTGAAAGGCAAAAACCTTTCTCGTTACCAAGATCTAATCAAGCGTCTAGGCCTACGTCGCTAA
- the truB gene encoding tRNA pseudouridine(55) synthase TruB yields MARRRKGRPVHGVVLLDKPTGISSNDALQKVKRIYFADKAGHTGALDPLATGMLPICLGEATKFSQFLLDSDKRYRVIAKLGERTNTSDSDGEVVETREINVDQALLESCIDKFRGETDQVPSMFSALKYQGKPLYEYARQGIEVPRESRKINVYEIILHRFEGDEVEMEVHCSKGTYIRTIVDDLGEMLGCGAHVTMLRRTEVANYPYDKMVTLEQLNELLEQAHREERSPSELLDSLLLPVDTAVEDLPEVNLIADLADMVQHGQPVQVFGVEADGPLRLTMGDERVFIGVGEINDDGKIAPKRLVVFR; encoded by the coding sequence ATGGCTCGTCGTCGTAAAGGTCGTCCAGTACATGGAGTGGTTCTGTTAGATAAGCCAACAGGCATTTCATCGAACGACGCACTGCAAAAAGTAAAGCGTATCTACTTTGCTGACAAAGCAGGCCATACAGGCGCACTCGACCCTTTAGCGACGGGCATGTTACCGATCTGCCTTGGTGAAGCCACCAAATTTTCTCAGTTTCTGCTCGACTCCGATAAGCGCTATCGCGTGATTGCTAAACTGGGCGAGCGCACCAATACCTCCGACTCAGATGGTGAAGTGGTAGAAACGCGAGAGATTAATGTTGATCAAGCGCTGCTTGAAAGCTGCATTGATAAATTCCGTGGTGAAACCGATCAAGTGCCATCCATGTTCTCCGCGCTTAAGTATCAGGGCAAGCCTCTGTATGAATATGCGCGACAAGGTATTGAAGTACCGCGTGAGTCGCGCAAGATCAACGTGTACGAAATCATCCTCCATCGTTTTGAAGGGGATGAGGTCGAGATGGAAGTCCACTGTTCCAAAGGGACTTACATTCGAACTATCGTGGATGACTTAGGAGAGATGCTAGGTTGTGGCGCCCACGTGACGATGCTTCGTCGCACAGAGGTGGCTAACTACCCCTACGACAAGATGGTGACACTTGAGCAACTTAATGAGTTGTTAGAGCAAGCTCATCGAGAAGAGCGCAGTCCAAGTGAACTGCTGGACTCTCTGCTATTGCCGGTGGATACCGCGGTAGAAGATTTACCAGAGGTTAACTTGATTGCCGATCTTGCCGATATGGTTCAACACGGTCAGCCGGTGCAAGTGTTCGGTGTAGAAGCGGATGGTCCTCTTCGTTTGACCATGGGTGATGAACGAGTATTTATCGGCGTTGGTGAGATTAATGACGACGGTAAAATCGCGCCGAAACGCTTGGTGGTTTTCCGCTAA
- the rbfA gene encoding 30S ribosome-binding factor RbfA — MSKEFSRTQRVAQQLQKELALILQREVRDSRLGMVTISDVEVSRDLAYAKVFVTFLCVGEQTPESSIAALREHETHIRMMLGKRIRLRLTPEVRFQYDNTLVEGMRMSNLVSEVLSEDKRKQQESGREDELDQGEDK; from the coding sequence ATGTCAAAAGAATTTAGCCGCACGCAACGTGTTGCGCAGCAATTACAAAAAGAATTGGCGCTGATCCTTCAGCGCGAAGTTCGTGATTCTCGCCTGGGTATGGTGACTATCTCCGATGTTGAGGTATCTCGTGACCTAGCTTATGCAAAAGTATTTGTGACTTTCCTGTGTGTGGGTGAGCAAACGCCAGAATCGAGCATTGCTGCTTTACGTGAACATGAAACACATATTCGTATGATGTTAGGCAAGCGTATTCGCCTGCGTCTGACGCCAGAAGTTCGTTTCCAGTATGACAACACTCTGGTAGAAGGGATGCGTATGTCGAACCTAGTGAGCGAAGTGCTGAGCGAAGATAAACGTAAACAGCAAGAATCTGGTCGCGAGGATGAACTGGATCAGGGAGAGGATAAGTAA
- the infB gene encoding translation initiation factor IF-2 translates to MTELTVKALSEEIGTPVERLVEQLADAGFKKSASDQVNDEEKQALLAHLKKEHGDTSGDSEPTRLTLQRKTRSTLSVSAGGGKSKDVQVEVRKKRTYVKRSAIDEQAKREAEEAATREAEERAKREAEEQAKHDAAEEAKRQAEEQAKREAEEKRLAEEAAKREADEKRNVQPTAEKRDEAEKAKKQMNAKNAEAKKEADELKRRQEEEAQRKAEAEAARLAEEARKLAEENAARWSEQEKKSQDGDKGDYHTTTSTYAREAEDAQDRSEEKKPRRRKKKSAQDKDDSRPNSNRGARNQRGKRGKLAKPTSMQHGFDKTATVAKQDIVIGETIVLSELAQKMTVKATEVIKVMMKMGAMATINQVIDQETAQLVAEEMGYKVVLRKENELEEAVLSDRDSTAEAVPRAPVVTIMGHVDHGKTSTLDYIRRTHVASGEAGGITQHIGAYHVETDNGMITFLDTPGHAAFTAMRARGAQATDIVVLVVAADDGVMPQTIEAIQHAKAAGVPLIIAVNKIDKEDANPDNVKNELAQYDVIPEEWGGENMFVHISAKQGTNIEGLLEAILLQSEVLELTAVAEGMASGVVVESRLDKGRGPVATVLVQSGTLNKGDIVLCGQEYGRVRAMRDELGKEITQAGPSIPVEILGLSGVPSSGDEATVVRDERKAREVANYRAGKFRDVKLARQQKSKLENMFSNMTAGEVAELNVVLKADVQGSVEAIADSLLKLSTDEVKVNIVGSGVGGITETDAVLAEASNAIILGFNVRADASARRAIESASVDLRYYSIIYQLIDEVKQAMGGMLAPEFKQEIIGLAEVRDVFKSPKLGAIAGCMVTEGLIKRNNPIRVLRENVVIYEGELESLRRFKDDVQEVKNGYECGIGVKNYNDVRVGDQIEVFEIVEIKRTLD, encoded by the coding sequence ATGACAGAACTTACAGTTAAAGCACTTAGCGAAGAGATTGGTACGCCAGTCGAACGCCTAGTAGAACAACTTGCTGATGCTGGTTTTAAAAAATCAGCAAGCGATCAAGTGAACGATGAAGAGAAGCAAGCGCTTCTAGCTCACTTGAAAAAAGAACATGGTGACACATCTGGTGATTCAGAGCCTACACGTCTAACGCTTCAGCGTAAGACTCGTAGCACACTGTCAGTTTCTGCTGGCGGTGGTAAGAGCAAAGATGTGCAAGTAGAAGTACGCAAGAAACGTACTTATGTAAAGCGCAGTGCAATCGACGAGCAAGCGAAACGTGAAGCTGAGGAAGCAGCGACGCGTGAGGCAGAAGAACGTGCAAAACGTGAAGCCGAAGAGCAAGCTAAACATGATGCTGCAGAAGAAGCAAAGCGCCAAGCTGAAGAACAAGCAAAGCGAGAAGCTGAAGAAAAGCGTTTAGCTGAGGAAGCAGCAAAACGCGAAGCTGATGAAAAACGTAATGTTCAACCGACAGCAGAAAAGCGCGACGAAGCAGAAAAGGCTAAGAAACAAATGAATGCAAAGAATGCTGAAGCGAAGAAAGAAGCAGATGAGCTGAAACGCCGTCAGGAAGAAGAAGCGCAACGCAAGGCAGAAGCTGAAGCTGCACGCCTTGCTGAAGAAGCGCGTAAACTGGCGGAAGAAAACGCCGCTCGCTGGTCGGAACAAGAAAAGAAATCGCAAGACGGCGATAAAGGTGACTACCATACAACGACCTCGACCTACGCTCGTGAAGCAGAAGATGCTCAAGATCGTAGCGAAGAGAAGAAACCACGTCGTCGTAAGAAGAAGTCTGCACAAGATAAAGACGATTCTCGCCCGAACAGCAATCGTGGCGCTCGCAACCAACGTGGTAAGCGAGGCAAACTTGCTAAACCAACATCAATGCAGCACGGCTTCGATAAGACGGCGACTGTTGCTAAGCAAGATATTGTTATCGGTGAAACGATCGTTTTATCTGAGCTAGCTCAGAAGATGACGGTTAAAGCAACCGAGGTTATCAAGGTGATGATGAAGATGGGCGCGATGGCGACTATCAACCAAGTTATCGACCAGGAAACTGCACAACTTGTTGCTGAAGAAATGGGTTATAAGGTTGTTCTTCGTAAAGAGAATGAACTGGAAGAAGCGGTACTGTCTGACCGTGATAGCACAGCTGAAGCAGTGCCACGTGCACCTGTTGTGACTATCATGGGTCACGTTGACCACGGTAAGACATCGACGCTTGACTATATTCGTCGTACACACGTTGCATCTGGCGAAGCGGGTGGTATTACCCAACATATTGGTGCTTACCACGTAGAAACTGACAACGGTATGATTACCTTCCTTGATACTCCTGGACACGCAGCCTTTACGGCAATGCGTGCTCGTGGTGCTCAAGCGACGGATATCGTTGTTCTTGTTGTTGCTGCAGACGATGGCGTGATGCCGCAAACAATCGAAGCAATCCAGCACGCGAAAGCTGCCGGCGTGCCTCTGATTATTGCTGTGAACAAGATCGATAAAGAAGACGCGAATCCAGATAACGTTAAGAATGAGCTTGCTCAATATGACGTTATTCCTGAAGAGTGGGGCGGTGAGAACATGTTTGTTCACATCTCTGCAAAACAGGGTACTAACATCGAAGGTCTGTTAGAAGCTATCCTTCTTCAATCTGAAGTTCTAGAGCTTACCGCAGTCGCTGAAGGCATGGCTTCTGGTGTTGTTGTTGAATCTCGCCTAGATAAAGGTCGTGGTCCAGTAGCAACGGTACTTGTTCAATCAGGTACGCTAAACAAAGGCGATATCGTTCTTTGTGGTCAGGAATATGGTCGTGTTCGTGCGATGCGTGACGAGCTAGGTAAAGAGATCACTCAAGCTGGTCCATCTATTCCTGTGGAAATCCTAGGTCTTTCAGGCGTGCCATCTTCAGGTGATGAAGCGACAGTTGTACGTGATGAGCGTAAAGCGCGTGAAGTTGCTAACTACCGTGCTGGTAAGTTCCGTGATGTGAAACTTGCTCGTCAGCAGAAATCTAAACTAGAAAACATGTTCTCGAACATGACGGCTGGTGAAGTGGCTGAGCTAAACGTAGTACTGAAAGCGGACGTACAAGGTTCTGTAGAAGCGATTGCTGACTCTCTACTGAAACTGTCTACTGACGAAGTTAAAGTAAATATCGTTGGTTCTGGTGTTGGTGGTATTACTGAAACTGATGCTGTACTGGCTGAAGCTTCAAATGCAATCATCCTTGGCTTTAACGTACGTGCGGATGCGTCTGCTCGTCGTGCTATCGAGTCTGCAAGTGTTGACCTACGTTACTACTCAATTATTTATCAATTGATTGACGAAGTTAAACAAGCAATGGGCGGTATGCTTGCTCCAGAATTCAAGCAAGAGATCATTGGTCTTGCTGAAGTTCGTGACGTATTTAAGTCACCGAAACTGGGCGCAATCGCTGGTTGTATGGTTACTGAAGGTCTGATTAAGCGTAACAACCCAATCCGCGTTCTACGTGAAAACGTTGTTATCTACGAAGGTGAACTAGAGTCACTACGTCGCTTTAAAGATGACGTTCAAGAAGTTAAGAACGGCTACGAATGTGGTATCGGCGTTAAGAACTACAACGATGTGCGCGTTGGCGACCAAATCGAAGTATTCGAGATCGTTGAAATCAAACGTACTCTAGACTAA